From the unidentified bacterial endosymbiont genome, one window contains:
- a CDS encoding DnaT-like ssDNA-binding protein, with protein MINTDITSPDANSYASEEDLASFAEIRGIELPDKLTPLLIKAMDYLEGLEWVGSKTDPRQALAWPRVNVVLDEHDFPPDEVPRQVVTAQCMLAVEAIEGDLLSSVREAAVKTERVEGAVTMTYAVADGEVFTPSYPAVMALLGDLAGGRGYAINAFAERA; from the coding sequence ATGATCAATACCGATATCACCTCTCCTGATGCCAACAGCTACGCCAGTGAAGAGGATCTTGCCTCATTTGCGGAAATACGCGGCATTGAACTGCCTGACAAGCTCACACCTTTGCTGATTAAGGCAATGGATTACCTGGAGGGGCTGGAGTGGGTTGGCTCAAAAACTGACCCGAGACAGGCTCTGGCCTGGCCACGCGTGAATGTCGTTCTGGATGAACATGATTTCCCGCCGGATGAAGTTCCACGGCAGGTTGTAACCGCGCAGTGCATGCTGGCGGTAGAGGCAATCGAGGGCGATTTACTCTCCAGCGTGCGCGAAGCCGCTGTGAAAACTGAACGTGTGGAAGGTGCTGTAACCATGACCTATGCGGTCGCAGATGGTGAAGTCTTCACGCCGTCCTATCCTGCCGTGATGGCGCTGCTGGGCGACCTCGCTGGTGGTCGTGGTTACGCCATTAATGCATTTGCAGAGAGGGCCTGA
- a CDS encoding Ig-like domain-containing protein translates to MRSGGVTLSADKTSATADSTDAVTVSLKYTLNGSGVSGKTVAWTSTGGTLSTASSQTGSAGGATVKLTSDVAGTFKVTGTVEGVAKTTDEITFTAPAGE, encoded by the coding sequence ATCCGCAGTGGGGGAGTAACGCTGTCAGCGGATAAAACCTCCGCAACTGCTGACAGCACAGACGCGGTAACTGTTTCTCTGAAGTACACGCTGAATGGCTCCGGTGTATCCGGTAAAACCGTAGCGTGGACGTCCACAGGTGGCACGCTTAGCACGGCCAGTTCTCAAACAGGCTCTGCTGGTGGTGCAACGGTGAAACTCACATCAGACGTTGCTGGCACCTTCAAGGTAACCGGCACGGTTGAAGGAGTGGCGAAAACCACGGATGAGATCACCTTCACTGCGCCTGCCGGAGAATAA
- a CDS encoding major capsid protein produces MPTTVNSDLIIYDDLAQTAFLERRQDNLAIFNASSNGAILLDNELIEGDFRKRAFYKVGGSIESRDVNSTEKVTGKKIGAGEAVSVKAPWKYGPYETTEEAFKRRGRSVDEFSEVIGTDVADATLEGYVKYGLKALTAAIGANADMVVTADIETDGKKTLTRGLRKYGDKFNRVVLFVMHSATYFDIVDEAIANKIYEEAGVVVYGGQPGTLGKPVLVTDTMDADAILGLVAGAVTVTESQAPGFRSYDINDQENLAVGYRAEGVVNVDLLGYSWDTAKGDNPDLTAIGTAGNWKKHFTSNKSTAGVLIKLESAVGE; encoded by the coding sequence ATGCCTACCACTGTTAATAGTGACCTGATTATTTATGATGACCTGGCGCAGACCGCTTTCCTCGAGCGCCGCCAGGACAACCTGGCTATTTTCAACGCGTCCTCCAACGGCGCGATCCTGCTGGATAACGAGCTGATTGAAGGCGACTTCCGCAAGCGTGCCTTCTACAAGGTTGGCGGCTCTATCGAATCGCGTGACGTTAACTCCACCGAAAAAGTGACGGGTAAGAAGATTGGCGCCGGCGAAGCAGTTTCCGTCAAAGCGCCGTGGAAATACGGTCCATACGAAACGACTGAAGAAGCGTTCAAACGCCGCGGCCGCTCGGTTGACGAGTTCTCCGAAGTGATCGGCACTGATGTGGCTGACGCGACGCTGGAAGGCTACGTGAAATACGGTCTGAAGGCGCTGACGGCTGCTATTGGCGCCAACGCCGACATGGTCGTAACAGCCGACATTGAAACTGACGGTAAGAAGACCCTGACGCGCGGTCTGCGTAAGTACGGCGACAAGTTTAACCGTGTTGTGCTCTTCGTTATGCACTCCGCTACCTACTTCGACATCGTGGATGAGGCGATCGCCAACAAAATCTATGAAGAAGCGGGCGTGGTGGTTTACGGCGGGCAGCCGGGCACCCTGGGTAAACCTGTGCTGGTTACTGACACCATGGACGCTGATGCGATCCTTGGGCTGGTGGCCGGAGCGGTTACCGTCACCGAATCTCAGGCGCCGGGCTTCCGTTCCTACGATATCAACGATCAGGAAAACCTTGCGGTTGGCTATCGTGCTGAAGGCGTGGTGAACGTTGACCTGTTGGGCTACAGCTGGGATACCGCCAAAGGTGATAACCCTGACCTGACCGCCATCGGCACTGCGGGCAACTGGAAGAAACACTTCACCAGCAACAAATCTACGGCAGGCGTGCTGATTAAACTGGAATCCGCAGTGGGGGAGTAA